From one Thermatribacter velox genomic stretch:
- a CDS encoding ABC transporter substrate-binding protein, whose translation MKKFALFALVFLFMAMIVSPAMSQDKVKIGIMQIVDHPALNAVRDGLIDALKEEFGYVEGENIEYDIQSAQGDVATANTIARKFVAEKVDLIVSIATPTSQAAANATKEIPIVFSAVTDPVSAGLVESLEHPGGNITGVSDMTPVDKQIELIKYLFKDAKRVGTLYNAGEVNSVVTNEMAKEACAANGLELLEATVASTADVAMAAQTLVRKVDAVYVSTDNTVVSALDAVAKACNEAKVPLILADPTTVEKGALLALGFDYYLHGRQTAAIVARVLKGENPGDIPVQFAQKLVLLVNPETAKVLGMNIDELRAQLEQYVRDMEEKGVEVNLQFLSE comes from the coding sequence ATGAAAAAGTTTGCATTATTTGCACTGGTGTTTCTTTTCATGGCAATGATCGTTTCTCCAGCAATGTCTCAAGATAAGGTCAAAATTGGTATCATGCAGATTGTGGACCATCCAGCTCTCAATGCCGTCAGAGACGGGCTCATTGATGCACTGAAAGAGGAGTTCGGGTATGTAGAAGGTGAAAACATTGAGTATGATATTCAATCTGCTCAGGGGGATGTGGCTACGGCTAATACCATTGCTCGGAAGTTTGTGGCCGAGAAAGTGGATTTGATCGTTTCCATTGCCACACCGACTTCTCAGGCAGCAGCTAATGCCACCAAAGAAATTCCCATCGTCTTTTCTGCAGTGACCGATCCGGTTAGCGCAGGTCTTGTTGAGTCTCTCGAGCACCCGGGTGGCAACATTACCGGCGTATCGGATATGACTCCCGTGGATAAGCAGATAGAGCTCATTAAATACCTGTTTAAGGATGCAAAGAGGGTGGGTACGCTGTACAATGCTGGAGAAGTGAACTCGGTAGTTACCAATGAAATGGCTAAAGAGGCCTGTGCTGCGAATGGGTTGGAACTCCTGGAAGCTACGGTAGCCAGTACTGCCGACGTTGCGATGGCAGCTCAAACTTTGGTACGCAAAGTGGATGCTGTATATGTGTCTACTGACAATACGGTAGTCAGCGCACTGGACGCAGTAGCCAAGGCCTGTAACGAAGCTAAGGTTCCACTTATTCTGGCTGACCCCACGACGGTAGAAAAAGGAGCGTTGCTCGCTCTGGGTTTTGACTACTATCTCCATGGTCGGCAGACAGCAGCGATAGTGGCTCGAGTGCTTAAGGGAGAAAATCCTGGTGATATCCCGGTGCAGTTTGCCCAGAAGTTGGTGCTTTTGGTCAATCCCGAAACAGCAAAGGTACTTGGCATGAACATCGACGAGCTTCGGGCTCAGCTTGAACAGTATGTCCGTGACATGGAAGAAAAAGGCGTAGAAGTTAACCTGCAATTTTTGAGCGAGTAA
- a CDS encoding ABC transporter permease translates to MQVSHTIPNVREEKQIGIFFLYSLQEGILFGILALGVFITFRCLNFPDLTVDGSYPLGAAVFAFMVTRGFDPFSGMLAALLAGALAGLLTGTLHTFSRIPALLSGILTMICLYSINLRVMGRPNISLSENLGHRTAFTILRDLFPGIPEAYLRFLFLLALVVVLKILLDLFLQTEVGLSLRATGDNETLVEAQGINPDRMKLTGIALSNSLVALSGAMFAQYQGFVDINMGIGMVVSGLASVIVGEVLIRGKRIFWLTFQVIVGSIVYRMATAVALNWGYTIGFKPYDLKLFTGILVIVILSFPALKKKLVGER, encoded by the coding sequence GTGCAAGTTTCTCACACCATCCCCAATGTGAGGGAGGAAAAGCAGATAGGTATCTTCTTTCTGTACAGTTTGCAGGAAGGCATCCTGTTTGGAATTCTGGCTCTCGGGGTTTTCATTACTTTCAGATGTTTGAATTTTCCAGATTTGACTGTTGATGGAAGTTATCCTCTGGGTGCAGCCGTTTTTGCCTTCATGGTTACTCGGGGTTTTGACCCGTTCTCGGGAATGCTGGCTGCTCTTTTGGCCGGGGCACTGGCTGGCCTCCTGACCGGGACACTGCATACTTTCTCACGTATTCCCGCACTTCTTTCGGGCATCCTCACTATGATATGCCTTTACTCCATCAATTTAAGAGTCATGGGAAGACCTAATATTTCTCTTTCGGAGAACTTGGGACATAGAACAGCTTTTACTATCCTTCGTGACCTGTTCCCAGGAATACCTGAAGCGTATCTGCGTTTCCTCTTTTTGCTTGCCTTGGTGGTGGTGTTAAAAATACTGCTGGACCTTTTTCTGCAAACCGAAGTTGGCCTCTCTCTGCGAGCAACCGGGGATAACGAGACGCTCGTTGAAGCTCAGGGAATCAATCCAGACAGAATGAAGCTAACCGGTATCGCTCTTTCCAACTCGCTGGTGGCTCTTTCCGGAGCCATGTTTGCACAGTATCAGGGTTTCGTCGACATTAACATGGGCATAGGTATGGTGGTCTCAGGTCTGGCTTCGGTTATAGTGGGAGAAGTGCTGATAAGGGGAAAAAGGATTTTCTGGTTGACTTTTCAGGTTATCGTGGGGTCAATCGTTTATCGAATGGCCACAGCAGTGGCTCTCAATTGGGGGTATACCATTGGCTTCAAGCCCTACGACCTGAAACTCTTTACTGGTATTCTGGTTATAGTGATTCTTTCTTTTCCTGCGCTTAAGAAAAAATTGGTTGGAGAACGGTAA